Part of the Campylobacteraceae bacterium genome, TATTTTTTCTTAAGATATTTAATAAGTTCACTATTGGCTTCTAATTGTTTTTGGCTTAGATTATCTTCAAAATTTTCACCGCCTACATTCTCAATACCAATACTGGAATAATTAAGACCAATTACATGTCTTGCCATAGTTGTTTCATCCATCATTTGATAAATACTACCATCTCTATCTACTAAAAAATGTGTTGAAACATTTAATTTACCTGCTTTTTTTATATCGCCTCTGTCATTTGGTAAAACAGAAGCATAAAAGCGCATAAAGGAGGTGTTAAAATCATTGATTCCTGTATGGTGCACTACTATAATTTCAGGCTTTATTTTTATATTGTTTACTTCAAGGGAATAATGCGATTTTATATATTCTTTTGTAAGTTCTACTCTTTTATTATCAAAAATAATTCTTTTTTGAATAATATCAATAGCAAAAAATTCTGACAAAAGAAGGAATATTAGTATTATAATTTTCATATTCTATTGTATCTTTATCAACGTATTTTTATTCATCTAAAGATACTTTCTTTAAATAAGTACTTATTTTGGGTACATTGTTTTTTCTACAAACCAAACAAGTAGGAATATTTACAATACTTTTATCTACTTTTGTAATTTTTACTTTATTTAAATAACCATATCGTTGCACAATTGATTTAGGTAAGATAGTACTTCCCATTCCAAGCTCCACACAAGCAAGAATAACTTCAAAATTAGCCATTTCTAAGACTTCATAATCACTAATACCCAAATATTCATAATAGATTTTTGAAGCATTAAAAAAAGCACAAATACCTTCATGCCCTAAAATAGTCTTCTTTGAAGCTTCCTTTTTTGATTCTATAAATAATAAATCATTGTCAAACTTTTTTAATAAGATTAAATTTTCATGTTTGGGTTCATTATTAATAAAAGCAATATCCACTTTGTATTCCAATAACATTTGCGTAAGCGCTATAGTATTATTGGTAACCAGTTCTAATTTAATTTCGCAGTGATCTTTATTTAATTTTTTTAATAAAGGAATGAGTCTCATTTTTGTATTAGAATACGTAGAGCCTATTATAAGTGAGTCTTGTTTTTTTATATTTCTAATCTGGGACGTAGCTTCTTTTACTTTATCTACTATTTCTTCTGCTAAAGGTAAAAGTTTTTCTCCTTCTTTAGTTAATAATACTCCTTTAGGAACACGATGGAAGAGCTCAAATGAAATATTCTTTTCTAATTGTTTGATTCGTAAACTTACATTTGTTTGTGTCACTTTTAATTTTTTAGCAGCCAGACTAATACTTTTTTTCTTAGCCACTTCTACAAAAACCTTCAAAAGATTTGAATCCATATAATCATCCTTTATATAATCAATAATTATTCATTATTTGACATAGTATAACTAATAGTAATACAATGTCAAATAAATAAATCATATTAGACAAGGGAAAAAATATGGATAAGCAAAAAATACTAAATATTTTAAGAGAAGAGATTGTACCTGCACAAGGTTGTACAGAACCAATTGCAATAGCTTATGTTTGCGCAAAAGCAAAAGAAGTATTGGGTTATATGCCTTCAAAAATTGACATTTATGTATCTGGAAATATGATAAAAAATGTCAAATCAGTTACCATTCCAAACAGTGAAGGCATGGTTGGAATAGAAGCAGCAGTAGCATTAGGCCTTAGTGCAGGAGATTCTAAAAAAGAATTAATGGTAATTAGTGATTTAAGTAAAAAAGACATACAAAAAGCAAAACACTACTTAGACACTCATACTATAAATGTAATTCATGATAAAAGCTCTGTTAAACTTTATATAAGAGTAGAAGCTTTTTACAAGAATGATTTTGCACTCGTTGAGATAAAACATTTTCACACCAATATTACAAGAATTGAAAAAAACAAAAAAATTCTAGTGGAACAAATTTGTAATGATATTGATTTTAAAACAACTAAAGATGATCGTGCAGATTTAAGTATCAAAACTATTTATAGTTTTGCTAAAAGTATTGATACAAAAGAAGTGGAAGACTTATTTGATCAAGTAATACGTCTAAATTCAAGTATTGCAAATGCAGGGTTAAAAGAAGAATTTGGGGTTAACATAGGAAGTTTGATTCAAAAAAATATGAATGAAGGTTTTTATGGAAAAGACATACGAAATAAATGTGTTTCTTTTACAGCAGCAGGAAGTGATGCACGAATGAGTGGCTGTTCTTTACCTGTTATGACCACAAGTGGTAGTGGAAACCAAGGAATGACAGCTTCTTTGCCTATTATAAAATATGCCCAAGAAAAAAAGTTATCAAAAGAACAATTAATTAGAGGCCTAGTATTTTCTCATCTTTCAACCATTCATTTAAAAACAAGTGTGGGAAGACTTTCTGCTTATTGTGGAGTAATGTGTGCTGCTAGTGCTGTTGCAGGTGCAATTTCTTTTTTAGAAGAAGCCACTTATGATACCGTGGCAAATTCCATTAGTAATAACCTTGGAAATGTTTCAGGCATTATTTGTGATGGAGCAAAAGCATCCTGTGCAACTAAAATTGCCACTGGTTTATATGCTGCGTTTGATTCCTCTATGCTTGCATTAAATCAAAAATACTTACAAGATGGAGAAGGTATTATTTCTTCGAATGTAGAAGCTACCATTAAAAACATTGGGGTATTAGCACAAGTAGGTATGAGAAAAACAGATGAAGTTATTTTAAATATTATGCAAAAAAAGACATAAAAACTTTTCTTTCATAAAACCGAATAAGAAATATTTTTAGCACAGTGATGCTAAAATTTTCTTATTCGTCCCTACTCTAAATTTTTGCTCCCATAATGTACTTATTCCCCTGCCCTTGCAAACGAAGTAATCTGCTGTTTTTTAATATTTCCCATTCATCAATGGGATCGAGTTTATTCCATGCTTTCATCATATTTTTTTCTTGTTTTGACATTCTAATATTATATTTATCGCTCATATAAAAATATATTCTTGCAATGTCTCCTTTAATTTCATCTCGAACATAAGCTCTTCTCTTTTTAAAATCAATTTGTACTTCACAAATACCGTATTGTTTAACATGAGGAGAGAGTGCTCCAAACCTATAGTTAGACCTATTGGCATTAACTTCGCCAATTGCTGGTACTAAATTATGCATATCTGCTTCCATGGCTTTAAAAATCTTGTCTTTTCTACAGGCTTTTCTTCCACCTTTTTTCCAACAAGAAAGATGTTTTCCAAAATTATGTGCAGGCATAATATGTTCCCATTCAATACGCTTTGCTCTTATATTTATTTTTCCTGATTTATAAAAAGGTTTTCTAGCAGAATAATACTGTTTATCTTCTATTATCAGAGTTTTATACTTGCCTTTTATTCTTTTTATTTCATAAGGGTTTGAACAATAAAAAGAAAATTGTTTGTCAAAATATACCTTTTTTAGGAGTATTTTTTTAGATTTTGAAAAAGAAGTAGCGCTAAGAGAGAAAACCAATAACAGTAAAGATAATAAAATATTCATAAAATTCCTTAAAAAAATAAAGCGTATTTTAGCAGGATAATTTAAAACAGAAGAGAGTTAAGAGAAAGTTGTTTCTTGAATAAAATATATGCAAACAAAAAGACACTCTGTTAAAGCAGTGCCCCATAACAAAAAATATATTATTTATATATTTTGGGATTCCACTTTAACCAAGCCTCATCTAAATCAGGCTCCAAAATATACTCTTGCATAGAAAGAGATTGTTTGCCATATTTTGTGGGTGTTACCATAGATAAACCCCCATTTATAAGTGTTTCAAGAGTTTCAGTTTTGATTTTTGCTCCAAATAAATAAAAATCAATTCCAAAAGCACCTGCATTATAAAAAATTGAATTTTTTCTTACTAAATGTTTATATTTAGAATCAATTAAAACTTGTAATTTTATATGTGTGCTGTCTTTTGATAGCGTATATTTTTCAACTGCCCCAATTTGCAATTGTCTATAATAAACAGGTGTATTTTGTTTTAAAGAACTTTTCATATCCGCATGAACAACAATTCTCAAAGCTTCATTATTATAGTTTTGCAAAGGTGTATAAGGTAATAAGGTAAATTGTTTTGTTTGAAGAGAAGATTGTCCTTCAATAATTGAAATACTAGGGCCAAAGAGTGCCGCTTTTGGATTTTCAATTTTACTTAGACTAAAATTAAAATTGTTAAGATAAAAAATTGTATCTTTTCTAAGTAGTTTTTTATGTGTTTTAAGAATATCTACTTCTGCTTTAATCTTATTGTTACTGCTAAACGCTAGTGTTTTTATTCTTCCAATAACGATATCTTTATAAAGAAGTTTACTTCCTTTTTTTAAATCATATCCTCTTGTCATGAAAACAGATACTTGAGTATATTTTTCTTCTGCTTCTTCTAGGTTTTTAAAGTATTTAAATCTGTGGTCTTTATTTGCTTTTTCTGCTTTATCATTCAAAGTGATAAAAGATAACGCACCTTTGATTAAAGTATCTAAAGACTTAGTTTTGATATTAATCTTATCTAAGGAAACGTCAATATCAATGCCTCCAATAGAATAAAATCTTGTTGTAACATTAATAAGTTTTGAAAAC contains:
- a CDS encoding LysR family transcriptional regulator, which encodes MDSNLLKVFVEVAKKKSISLAAKKLKVTQTNVSLRIKQLEKNISFELFHRVPKGVLLTKEGEKLLPLAEEIVDKVKEATSQIRNIKKQDSLIIGSTYSNTKMRLIPLLKKLNKDHCEIKLELVTNNTIALTQMLLEYKVDIAFINNEPKHENLILLKKFDNDLLFIESKKEASKKTILGHEGICAFFNASKIYYEYLGISDYEVLEMANFEVILACVELGMGSTILPKSIVQRYGYLNKVKITKVDKSIVNIPTCLVCRKNNVPKISTYLKKVSLDE
- a CDS encoding serine dehydratase subunit alpha family protein; amino-acid sequence: MDKQKILNILREEIVPAQGCTEPIAIAYVCAKAKEVLGYMPSKIDIYVSGNMIKNVKSVTIPNSEGMVGIEAAVALGLSAGDSKKELMVISDLSKKDIQKAKHYLDTHTINVIHDKSSVKLYIRVEAFYKNDFALVEIKHFHTNITRIEKNKKILVEQICNDIDFKTTKDDRADLSIKTIYSFAKSIDTKEVEDLFDQVIRLNSSIANAGLKEEFGVNIGSLIQKNMNEGFYGKDIRNKCVSFTAAGSDARMSGCSLPVMTTSGSGNQGMTASLPIIKYAQEKKLSKEQLIRGLVFSHLSTIHLKTSVGRLSAYCGVMCAASAVAGAISFLEEATYDTVANSISNNLGNVSGIICDGAKASCATKIATGLYAAFDSSMLALNQKYLQDGEGIISSNVEATIKNIGVLAQVGMRKTDEVILNIMQKKT
- a CDS encoding N-acetylmuramoyl-L-alanine amidase, whose translation is MKIIILIFLLLSEFFAIDIIQKRIIFDNKRVELTKEYIKSHYSLEVNNIKIKPEIIVVHHTGINDFNTSFMRFYASVLPNDRGDIKKAGKLNVSTHFLVDRDGSIYQMMDETTMARHVIGLNYSSIGIENVGGENFEDNLSQKQLEANSELIKYLKKKYSSITYLIAHSEYQRYEKHSLWLEKDVSYRTIKHDPSLRFMKELRVKLKENKK
- a CDS encoding endonuclease, giving the protein MNILLSLLLLVFSLSATSFSKSKKILLKKVYFDKQFSFYCSNPYEIKRIKGKYKTLIIEDKQYYSARKPFYKSGKINIRAKRIEWEHIMPAHNFGKHLSCWKKGGRKACRKDKIFKAMEADMHNLVPAIGEVNANRSNYRFGALSPHVKQYGICEVQIDFKKRRAYVRDEIKGDIARIYFYMSDKYNIRMSKQEKNMMKAWNKLDPIDEWEILKNSRLLRLQGQGNKYIMGAKI